CCAGCAACCCCACTAACCACGCCTGCTTGGCGCGTGCAAACGCGGCCATCGCATCCCACCCCTCCGCCCCACAGAGTTGGGCGGCCAAGACAATGAACAGAATACTGAGCAGCGGATGTTGCGGGAGCCGCTGCCGCGGAGCTGGAAGCGTCGCAAAGTGTTGAGCAAACAATAAGGCCTGAGCCTCTCCATGAGTAGTTTCCATCCCGGCAGTTTGCCCGAACTCCCTGGATTTCCACAATCCTTAATGCGCCGGCCCTGCCCTGGAAGGGAGAGGGGATTTGACGCTGAGCGCTCTCCTTATTGCAGCAGAAACCCTTCGTAGCCCTTGGCCGCCACCTCATCGCACTTGGCCCGATAGGCGGGGGCGGTGTTGGCATAGAGGAGGATGGCGCGTTTCTTCCCGGGAATATTCGACCCCATGAACCAGGATT
The DNA window shown above is from Deltaproteobacteria bacterium and carries:
- a CDS encoding transposase family protein, with the translated sequence METTHGEAQALLFAQHFATLPAPRQRLPQHPLLSILFIVLAAQLCGAEGWDAMAAFARAKQAWLVGLL